From a region of the Calonectris borealis chromosome 2, bCalBor7.hap1.2, whole genome shotgun sequence genome:
- the LRRC30 gene encoding LOW QUALITY PROTEIN: leucine-rich repeat-containing protein 30 (The sequence of the model RefSeq protein was modified relative to this genomic sequence to represent the inferred CDS: substituted 1 base at 1 genomic stop codon) codes for MHFTGSSLSPCFDFPASCKLSSSVGICMLVXHLQGKETSLHLSGGIQGVMGTEHSKNEGRRSMVFLRKGPKLPAWEDALLSGKEPKSLLKRGLRYVSLSLIMKGMTSAPDFLWGLPEVQKLNLSRNQLVVIPPSLGKLDRLVVLNLGGNCLKCLPKEIGLLRNLKVLFVNMNCLTEVPAELSLCRKLEVLSLSHNCISQLPLSFTDLTSLRKLNLSNNRFVQIPLCIFALRSLDFLHLGSNRLENIAESVQYLVNLQIFIVENNNIRTLPRSLCFITALELLNVDYNAIQTLPDDLYLLRRLPRIAWNPMDKGLHIAHNPLSRPLPEVVEGGLDVLFNYLREKKEHN; via the coding sequence ATGCACTTCACAGGCTCCTCCTTGTCTCCTTGCTTTGACTTTCCCGCCTCCTGCAAGCTGTCATCCTCTGTTGGCATTTGCATGTTGGTGTAGCACTTGCAAGGAAAGGAAACCTCACTTCATCTCTCAGGAGGGATCCAGGGTGTTATGGGAACTGAGCACTCGAAGAACGAGGGGCGAAGGAGCATGGTTTTTCTGAGGAAAGGTCCAAAGTTGCCTGCGTGGGAAGATGCTCTTCTCTCGGGGAAAGAGCCCAAGTCACTGCTGAAACGGGGATTACGTTATGTCAGCTTGAGCCTCATAATGAAAGGGATGACCAGCGCGCCTGACTTCTTGTGGGGACTGCCCGAGGTGCAGAAACTGAACCTTTCACGCAACCAGCTGGTGGTGATTCCTCCTTCGCTGGGGAAACTAGACAGGCTGGTAGTGCTGAACTTGGGTGGCAACTGCCTCAAGTGTCTGCCTAAAGAGATCGGGCTGCTGAGGAACCTGAAGGTCTTGTTCGTCAATATGAATTGCCTGACAGAAGTGCCAGCAGAGCTCAGCTTGTGCAGGAAGCTGGAGGTTTTGAGCCTCTCTCACAACTGCATCTCGCAACTGCCTTTGAGCTTCACCGACCTGACAAGTTTGAGGAAACTGAACCTCAGTAACAACCGCTTTGTGCAAATTCCCCTCTGCATTTTCGCACTGAGGAGCTTAGACTTCTTGCACCTCGGGTCCAACAGGCTTGAAAACATCGCAGAGAGTGTCCAGTATCTGGTCAATTTGCAAATCTTTATCGTAGAGAATAACAACATACGCACCCTGCCACGGTCTCTTTGCTTCATCACCGCTCTGGAGTTACTAAACGTCGATTACAACGCCATACAGACTCTCCCGGACGACCTCTACCTGCTGCGCCGGCTGCCACGCATCGCGTGGAACCCGATGGACAAAGGCCTCCACATCGCCCACAACCCCTTGTCCCGGCCCCTGCCTGAGGTCGTCGAGGGGGGGCTGGACGTCCTCTTCAACTACCTCAGGGAGAAAAAAGAGCACAACTGA